The proteins below are encoded in one region of Pseudomonas entomophila L48:
- the chrA gene encoding chromate efflux transporter produces the protein MVDTTSTLSEQPPSQATRRPIGLFEAFLFWLKLGFISFGGPAGQIAIMHQELVERRRWISEKRFLHALNYCMLLPGPEAQQLATYIGWLMHRAWGGVIAGALFVLPSLFILIGLSWVYVAFGEVPVVAGILHGIKPAVTAIVIHAAHRIGSRVLKNGVLWAMAGAAFVAIFALNVPFPLIVLVAAIVGYAGGHFAPGKFLIGGGHGAIKERVGPALIDDDTPPPPHARFSWGRLLRLLLVGAALWALPMGLLTLTFGWGGTLTQMGWFFTKAALLTFGGAYAVLPYVYQGAVGHYGWLTPTQMIDGLALGETTPGPLIMVVAFVGFAGGYLHPMFGTEQLFLAGAVAASLVTWFTFLPSFLFILVGGPLVESTHNEMRFTAPLTGITAAVVGVILNLALFFGYHVLWPEGFSGAFDWPSAVIAVAAAVALFRFKRGVIQVLLACALAGLAVHLLRA, from the coding sequence ATGGTTGATACCACCTCCACACTGAGCGAACAGCCACCCTCCCAGGCTACACGGCGGCCGATCGGCTTGTTCGAAGCCTTCCTGTTTTGGCTCAAGTTGGGGTTCATCAGCTTCGGCGGGCCCGCCGGGCAGATCGCAATCATGCATCAGGAACTGGTCGAGCGGCGGCGGTGGATCAGCGAGAAACGCTTTCTGCATGCGCTGAACTACTGCATGTTGTTGCCTGGCCCCGAGGCTCAACAGCTCGCCACTTACATCGGCTGGCTCATGCACCGCGCCTGGGGCGGTGTGATTGCCGGCGCCTTGTTCGTGCTGCCTTCGCTGTTCATCCTGATCGGGTTGTCCTGGGTCTACGTCGCTTTCGGTGAGGTGCCCGTGGTGGCCGGAATCCTCCATGGCATCAAGCCGGCAGTCACGGCGATCGTCATTCACGCAGCCCACCGGATCGGCTCGCGAGTGCTGAAAAACGGTGTGCTGTGGGCCATGGCCGGGGCCGCGTTCGTTGCCATCTTCGCCCTCAACGTGCCGTTCCCATTGATCGTGTTGGTTGCCGCCATCGTTGGCTATGCAGGAGGCCACTTTGCCCCAGGCAAGTTCTTGATCGGCGGCGGCCATGGGGCGATCAAGGAACGCGTTGGCCCGGCCCTGATCGATGACGACACCCCACCGCCGCCGCATGCACGCTTCAGCTGGGGGCGCCTGCTGCGTCTGCTGCTGGTCGGTGCCGCGCTCTGGGCCCTGCCCATGGGGCTGCTGACGCTGACATTCGGCTGGGGTGGAACCCTGACGCAAATGGGCTGGTTCTTCACCAAGGCCGCCCTCTTGACCTTCGGTGGCGCCTACGCGGTATTGCCCTATGTCTACCAGGGCGCGGTCGGGCATTACGGTTGGCTGACACCGACCCAGATGATCGATGGCCTGGCCTTGGGGGAAACCACGCCAGGCCCCCTGATCATGGTGGTCGCCTTCGTCGGCTTTGCAGGGGGCTACCTGCACCCGATGTTCGGCACTGAACAGCTGTTCCTTGCCGGTGCGGTTGCGGCGAGCCTGGTCACTTGGTTCACGTTCCTGCCGTCGTTCCTCTTCATCCTCGTCGGTGGCCCGTTGGTGGAGTCGACGCACAATGAGATGAGGTTCACCGCACCGCTGACCGGCATCACGGCGGCTGTTGTGGGGGTGATCCTCAATCTGGCCCTGTTCTTCGGCTACCACGTGCTTTGGCCGGAAGGTTTCAGTGGGGCATTCGACTGGCCTTCGGCGGTGATCGCAGTGGCAGCGGCAGTGGCCTTGTTCCGCTTCAAGCGAGGTGTGATCCAGGTGCTGCTTGCCTGCGCCCTGGCCGGGCTGGCAGTCCACCTGTTGCGAGCTTGA
- a CDS encoding substrate-binding domain-containing protein codes for MRRLIPLLLCLLPVLAMAAPLQLRIQGSNTIGTALAPALVVGLLENQGASAIEVTPGPVPNETLVNARDRDNQPLRIAIAAHGTSTGFAALASGEADLATASRPISNAEAQQLQALGDMRGARSEQVIGLDGVAVIVHPDNPLSQLNTTQLAQVFSGQVQRWEQLGVPGGAIHLYARDDRSGTFETFKARVLDPQHGELSPQARRFESADALAGQVLADRQAIGFSGLATVHGAKVLAVAEGDAPALPPSLALVASEDYPVSRRLFFYLPGNAKPLARALAEFAQSPAGQAIVAEQGFVAQQIKALPVTVQPGMPPRYRALASEARRLTVNFRFQEGSASLDNKALRDVQRVGDYLRHAGKLHEQAVLVGFGDPKETPGRAALLSRLRAMAVRRELARAGVEVKDVAGMGDELPVAGNDLEQGRLRNRRVEVWVY; via the coding sequence ATGCGTCGCCTGATTCCACTGCTGCTCTGCCTGCTCCCGGTGCTGGCCATGGCCGCCCCCCTGCAACTGCGCATTCAGGGCTCCAACACCATCGGTACCGCGCTGGCCCCGGCACTGGTCGTTGGCCTGCTGGAGAACCAGGGCGCCAGCGCGATCGAGGTGACGCCCGGGCCTGTGCCCAACGAGACGCTCGTCAACGCCCGGGACCGCGACAACCAACCGCTGCGTATCGCCATCGCCGCCCATGGCACCAGCACCGGCTTTGCCGCCCTGGCCAGCGGCGAGGCCGACCTGGCGACTGCCTCGCGGCCGATCAGCAATGCCGAAGCGCAGCAACTGCAGGCCCTGGGGGACATGCGTGGCGCCCGTAGCGAACAGGTCATCGGCCTGGACGGTGTGGCGGTGATCGTCCACCCCGACAACCCGCTGTCGCAGCTGAACACCACGCAACTGGCGCAGGTCTTCTCTGGGCAGGTCCAGCGTTGGGAGCAACTGGGCGTGCCTGGCGGGGCCATCCACCTGTATGCCCGTGACGACCGCTCCGGCACCTTCGAGACCTTCAAGGCCCGGGTACTCGACCCGCAACACGGCGAGCTGTCGCCCCAGGCGCGACGCTTCGAATCGGCCGACGCGCTGGCCGGGCAGGTCCTGGCCGACCGCCAGGCCATCGGCTTCAGCGGCCTGGCCACGGTGCACGGCGCCAAGGTGCTGGCGGTGGCCGAGGGCGACGCGCCCGCCCTGCCCCCCAGCCTCGCCCTGGTGGCGAGCGAGGATTACCCCGTGTCGCGCCGCCTGTTTTTCTACCTGCCCGGCAACGCCAAGCCCCTGGCCCGGGCGCTGGCCGAATTCGCCCAGAGCCCCGCCGGCCAGGCCATCGTCGCCGAGCAGGGCTTCGTCGCCCAGCAGATCAAGGCGCTGCCGGTCACCGTCCAACCCGGCATGCCGCCGCGCTATCGTGCGCTGGCCAGTGAAGCCCGGCGCCTGACCGTGAACTTCCGTTTCCAGGAAGGCAGCGCCAGCCTCGACAACAAGGCCCTGCGTGATGTGCAGCGGGTCGGCGACTACCTGCGCCACGCCGGCAAGTTGCATGAGCAGGCAGTACTGGTAGGTTTCGGCGACCCCAAGGAAACCCCGGGCCGCGCCGCCCTGCTCTCGCGCCTGCGCGCCATGGCGGTGCGCCGTGAACTGGCCCGTGCCGGCGTGGAGGTCAAGGACGTGGCAGGCATGGGCGATGAGCTGCCGGTGGCCGGCAACGACCTGGAACAGGGGCGCTTGCGCAACCGGCGTGTCGAGGTCTGGGTGTACTGA
- a CDS encoding ATP-binding protein, with product MIWRLLGRDTLRRRIALTIFIALLASLALNALFVQVAGNWARPPIERTGLLEQIAVTTRVIETAPASLRLQLAQAASTPNLQVRWSTQRSDLGLPGPGTQLYSREVPAMAQLLGSERAIAVYNPGDWPAGSAEAHYAALVALADGSWLSFVPPERSWGLSVTARLAVVIGLGLVATLLVAWWATRQLANPLQRFASAARRFGGDLQAPPIAVEGPEEIRQAIIAFNTMQAQIQHFLRERTHLLAAISHDLRAPLTRMRLRSEFMEDTDHQRKLVRDVDEMQTMINAALAFFREGTQLEQRTAYDLAELLQTLVDDYRDQQAAVQYSGPAHLVHNGRPLATKRVIVNLLENAVKYARDPQIALSRGAHLIVIEVSDRGPGIPDEALERVFDPFYRLEGSRNRDTGGVGLGLSAARASVREQGGELTLRNRSGAGLVARVELPDDR from the coding sequence GTGATCTGGCGCCTGCTCGGGCGCGACACGCTCAGGCGGCGGATCGCCCTGACCATTTTCATCGCGCTGCTGGCCTCGCTGGCGCTCAACGCCTTGTTCGTCCAGGTGGCCGGCAACTGGGCACGCCCGCCCATCGAACGCACCGGCCTGCTCGAGCAGATCGCCGTGACCACTCGGGTGATCGAGACCGCGCCGGCTTCGTTACGCCTGCAATTGGCACAGGCGGCGAGCACACCCAACTTGCAGGTGCGCTGGAGCACTCAGCGTAGTGACCTCGGCTTGCCTGGCCCGGGCACGCAGCTCTATTCGCGAGAGGTGCCGGCCATGGCGCAATTGCTGGGGTCTGAGCGCGCCATCGCGGTGTACAACCCGGGTGACTGGCCAGCGGGCAGCGCCGAGGCGCACTACGCGGCGCTGGTCGCGCTGGCCGACGGCAGCTGGTTGTCGTTCGTGCCGCCGGAGCGCAGCTGGGGCCTGAGCGTGACGGCGCGGCTGGCGGTGGTCATCGGCCTGGGGCTGGTGGCGACCCTGCTGGTCGCCTGGTGGGCCACCCGCCAACTGGCCAACCCGCTGCAGCGCTTCGCCAGCGCGGCGCGGCGTTTCGGTGGCGACCTGCAGGCGCCGCCCATCGCGGTCGAAGGCCCCGAGGAGATTCGCCAGGCGATCATCGCCTTCAACACCATGCAGGCGCAGATCCAGCACTTCCTGCGCGAGCGCACCCACCTGCTCGCGGCCATCTCCCATGACCTGCGCGCACCGTTGACGCGCATGCGCCTGCGCAGCGAATTCATGGAGGACACCGACCATCAACGCAAGCTGGTGCGCGATGTCGACGAGATGCAGACGATGATCAACGCGGCCCTGGCGTTTTTCCGCGAAGGCACGCAACTGGAGCAGCGCACCGCCTACGACCTGGCCGAGCTGTTGCAGACCCTCGTCGACGACTACCGCGACCAGCAGGCTGCCGTCCAGTACAGCGGCCCTGCGCACCTGGTGCATAACGGCCGCCCGCTGGCGACCAAGCGGGTGATCGTCAACCTGCTGGAAAATGCCGTGAAATATGCGCGTGACCCGCAGATCGCGCTGAGTCGCGGTGCGCACCTGATCGTCATCGAGGTCAGTGACCGGGGGCCGGGCATTCCCGACGAGGCGCTGGAGCGTGTGTTCGATCCGTTCTACCGGCTGGAGGGGTCGCGCAATCGCGACACCGGCGGTGTTGGTCTCGGCTTGTCGGCCGCCCGGGCCAGCGTGCGTGAACAGGGGGGCGAGCTGACCTTGCGCAACCGCAGTGGTGCGGGGTTGGTGGCCCGGGTCGAACTGCCTGATGACCGCTGA
- a CDS encoding response regulator: MTVSRLLIVDDDVEILALLKQFFVQQGYEVDLATEGQSMWAAIERQCPDAIILDLMMPGEGGLSLCQKLRAQVGVPVIMLTAMAELSDRIIGLELGADDYLTKPFDPRELLARLRAVQRRAGEQVPRGEAARPVIGFAGWRLDITCRELRSPENVMIPLSGAEFDLLVVFLEHPQRILTREQLIDLTRGQGHDAFDRSIDVQVSRLRRKIEPDSKRPDLIRTVRNGGYLFTAKVTRS, translated from the coding sequence ATGACCGTGAGCAGATTGCTGATCGTCGATGACGACGTGGAAATCCTTGCCTTGTTGAAGCAGTTCTTCGTCCAGCAGGGCTACGAGGTGGACCTGGCCACCGAGGGCCAGTCGATGTGGGCGGCGATCGAGCGGCAGTGCCCGGACGCGATCATCCTCGACCTGATGATGCCGGGCGAGGGCGGCCTGAGCCTGTGCCAGAAGCTGCGGGCGCAGGTCGGGGTGCCGGTCATCATGCTCACCGCCATGGCGGAGCTGAGCGACCGCATCATCGGCCTGGAGCTGGGCGCCGATGACTACCTGACCAAGCCCTTCGACCCCCGTGAGCTGCTGGCCCGCCTGCGCGCCGTGCAGCGTCGCGCCGGCGAGCAGGTGCCGCGAGGCGAGGCCGCCCGGCCGGTGATCGGTTTTGCCGGATGGCGCCTGGATATCACCTGCCGCGAGCTGCGCTCGCCCGAAAACGTGATGATCCCGCTGTCCGGTGCCGAATTCGACCTGTTGGTGGTGTTTCTCGAGCACCCCCAGCGCATCCTCACCCGCGAGCAACTGATCGACCTGACCCGCGGCCAGGGCCATGACGCTTTCGATCGCAGCATCGACGTGCAGGTCAGCCGGCTGCGGCGCAAGATCGAGCCCGACAGCAAGCGCCCGGACCTGATCCGCACCGTGCGCAATGGCGGCTATTTGTTCACCGCCAAGGTGACCCGCTCGTGA